The Gemmatimonadota bacterium genome has a segment encoding these proteins:
- a CDS encoding TraR/DksA C4-type zinc finger protein encodes MTQQPLDGGTGVRCVICEAVISEERLKAVPYTRLCVACKDKVERGKIRLKSHLLDNAVDAEEPEVKPIEVREDRLVVGAWSTGFMELAEQSSRIHDLLREGKKEDARALVQTLTVEAQAALVVLDEDPENMLSITGMDEDGNPGYSTDVVAHLPTEMLTGLIDYDPERQGFNTHLIRAMTPGTFQRTVEDTLEPMDSAEVRSKVSFEWLRALSMLGDANKCAELLNSVDPGLLEEALIPYVKDMRMNEVVGAAGAQVYRHQLFSEGAAVGEMPSTIIEDPVVGGVLDALFDADADLMRSVIRGAWERRNDE; translated from the coding sequence ATGACACAACAGCCGCTCGATGGCGGGACGGGGGTGAGGTGTGTCATTTGCGAGGCGGTTATTTCAGAAGAGCGCCTCAAGGCCGTTCCCTACACGCGTCTGTGCGTGGCGTGTAAGGACAAAGTAGAAAGGGGGAAGATTCGTCTCAAATCCCATTTGCTGGACAACGCGGTTGATGCAGAAGAACCCGAAGTAAAACCCATCGAGGTTCGTGAAGACCGATTGGTCGTCGGTGCGTGGTCAACTGGATTTATGGAGTTGGCTGAGCAAAGCAGCCGGATACACGATCTGCTTCGCGAGGGAAAAAAAGAAGATGCCAGGGCTCTGGTGCAGACTTTGACGGTTGAAGCGCAGGCCGCGCTCGTTGTTCTGGATGAAGATCCAGAGAATATGCTGTCGATAACGGGTATGGATGAAGATGGCAATCCGGGCTATTCGACAGATGTGGTGGCGCATTTGCCCACAGAGATGTTGACGGGGCTAATTGATTATGACCCGGAGCGGCAGGGGTTTAATACGCATTTGATACGCGCTATGACACCGGGTACTTTTCAGCGCACTGTGGAAGATACGTTAGAGCCTATGGACAGTGCCGAGGTCCGGTCAAAGGTATCGTTTGAGTGGCTTCGGGCACTATCTATGCTTGGGGATGCAAATAAGTGTGCCGAATTGCTGAACAGTGTGGATCCCGGGTTGCTCGAAGAAGCTCTGATTCCGTACGTAAAGGATATGCGAATGAATGAGGTCGTGGGGGCTGCGGGCGCGCAGGTTTACCGGCACCAACTCTTTTCCGAAGGCGCTGCTGTGGGTGAAATGCCGAGTACGATAATAGAGGATCCCGTTGTCGGGGGAGTTCTGGACGCACTTTTTGATGCGGATGCCGATTTGATGCGGTCCGTCATTCGCGGGGCGTGGGAGAGGAGGAACGATGAATAG